The proteins below are encoded in one region of Candidatus Flexicrinis proximus:
- a CDS encoding PaaI family thioesterase — MTAPEGERTRVIAWADPLATAEAARSMSGLEFLHAMLRGDVPRPPISNTLDFTLESASEGRAVFVVTPQEFHYNPIGVVHGGLAATLLDSALGCAVQTMLPAGVAYTTVELHVNLVRAITRDTGMLRAESEVMHMGRSIATAQARLIDGAGKLYAHGTTTCMVIRPA, encoded by the coding sequence ATGACCGCACCAGAAGGCGAACGCACACGCGTGATTGCATGGGCAGATCCGCTCGCCACGGCAGAGGCCGCTCGCTCCATGTCAGGGCTGGAGTTCCTGCACGCGATGCTGCGGGGCGACGTTCCGCGTCCCCCGATTTCAAACACACTCGACTTTACTCTGGAGTCGGCCAGTGAGGGGCGCGCAGTATTTGTCGTGACCCCCCAGGAGTTTCATTACAACCCGATCGGGGTGGTCCATGGTGGTCTGGCGGCAACGTTGCTCGACTCGGCTCTGGGGTGCGCTGTACAGACCATGCTGCCGGCTGGGGTCGCCTATACTACCGTTGAGCTGCACGTCAACCTGGTGCGCGCCATCACACGCGATACGGGCATGCTGCGCGCCGAATCGGAAGTCATGCACATGGGGCGGTCGATTGCCACGGCACAAGCACGCCTGATCGACGGCGCGGGCAAGTTGTATGCTCACGGCACGACGACCTGTATGGTCATCCGTCCGGCTTAA
- a CDS encoding TetR/AcrR family transcriptional regulator translates to MRKGEQTKQTILDKASQVFSVQGYAGASMDDLTRAAHLTKGGLYNHFDSKDDLALASFDHTMNLVYQRFAGLATGLRDTRSRLMAVLQLYASLIEEPVVPGGCPILYTAVEADDTHPALRERAQVAADSWRGYITRTLEKGIELGNVKPDVRPAATAELILAALEGAIVLAKLYGDGKMMQRILTNLTQTIDSLLLAPEPK, encoded by the coding sequence ATGCGTAAGGGCGAACAGACTAAACAAACCATTCTTGATAAAGCCTCCCAGGTCTTCAGCGTGCAAGGGTATGCAGGCGCGTCGATGGACGACCTTACCCGCGCGGCGCACCTGACTAAAGGCGGGCTGTACAACCACTTTGACAGTAAAGACGATCTGGCGCTAGCCTCTTTTGACCACACCATGAACCTTGTTTACCAGCGGTTCGCCGGGCTGGCCACCGGCCTGCGCGATACGCGTTCACGGCTGATGGCCGTACTACAGCTGTATGCAAGCCTGATCGAAGAACCGGTGGTTCCCGGTGGATGTCCCATCCTGTACACGGCCGTCGAAGCGGACGACACCCACCCGGCGCTGAGAGAACGCGCGCAGGTTGCCGCAGACAGTTGGCGCGGTTACATCACGCGGACCCTTGAGAAGGGGATCGAGCTGGGAAATGTGAAGCCCGACGTCAGGCCCGCTGCAACCGCCGAGCTAATCCTCGCCGCGCTGGAAGGCGCCATCGTGCTTGCCAAACTGTACGGCGACGGCAAGATGATGCAGCGCATCCTCACCAACCTGACACAAACCATCGACAGCCTGCTGCTGGCCCCGGAGCCGAAATGA
- a CDS encoding bifunctional adenosylcobinamide kinase/adenosylcobinamide-phosphate guanylyltransferase, whose translation MNVPAVPAQMKRIMVVGSSGSGKSTLAESLAELLGCKHIEIDAHNFVAGWQSRPQDELHDRIERETRDESWVSCGNYGKMRDITWGRADTLVFLDYPLRIVLWRLTRRSLTRAITRENLWGSGNRENFFVHLQWNKNSLYYWAITNHERRRREYPQLVTTPEYAHLRYIHLTDPRMTRAWLDAVHMEYRAASSPV comes from the coding sequence ATGAACGTGCCTGCCGTCCCCGCTCAGATGAAACGCATTATGGTTGTCGGCAGCAGCGGCAGCGGAAAATCGACGCTGGCTGAATCTCTCGCGGAGCTGCTCGGCTGTAAGCACATCGAGATCGATGCGCACAATTTCGTGGCCGGCTGGCAGTCACGGCCGCAAGATGAACTGCACGACCGGATTGAACGCGAGACACGCGACGAATCTTGGGTTTCATGTGGCAATTACGGGAAAATGCGGGACATCACCTGGGGCCGGGCCGATACGCTGGTGTTCCTGGACTATCCACTGAGAATCGTGCTGTGGCGCCTCACCAGGCGTTCACTGACGCGCGCCATTACCCGCGAGAACCTGTGGGGGTCGGGTAACCGCGAGAACTTCTTCGTTCACCTTCAATGGAACAAGAACTCACTCTACTACTGGGCAATCACGAACCATGAACGCCGGCGCCGGGAGTATCCGCAGTTGGTCACAACGCCGGAGTATGCCCACCTGCGGTATATCCATCTGACCGACCCGCGCATGACCCGCGCGTGGCTGGATGCGGTGCACATGGAATACCGAGCAGCATCAAGTCCGGTTTGA
- a CDS encoding GAF domain-containing protein: MSALATRLQNLLPRPVDNVPASRSYRLAYALAGGTLVIVALSLAIYLVTAVLWQTRPFFGVMLSPTQMVLNGGPLTSTRWPGRDAGLRPRDVVIAIDGQTLAEAGDFAGAHQRINSFLNEAQIGQSVTVTVRGIDGATRDVSYLLRSFPTGDFLVYFLIPFLAGLIAWCAGMIVFFWRGHQPGALLSATLCALIGLLLAGIFDQGRDGLLAPLWMIGTATIGGIGVTLGLTYPSVLPVVYRVPVLRYIALPVSGLIGVVAAILVLSPTRSYDVSPATVIAVGTAVTGALMLLGLVIVQRRRAISRTVRDQSGVVLIGIVLSTIPGVVWIAAQIIRIFDPSYALPLTIEAALPFVLTLVFSVTFSQLGIRRVDSDGLITQSITYTILLAALIAGYFFLTLGAGLLASSVLPNNPLLIAATLFVVAALFLPVRSRLQNRIDAIFFRQRRQLQGVVEDFSQLLSELTDTDKAIDSYMTTVERGISPTHAIVFVQRALGGDYMAARGETELRFSSDSALVKHLHALNAPLVFSPDQPLPGNLVSERARIEVLKPHVMLGLSGSDRIFGFVVLGGPKGDRQAYAFEEMRFVSALTTQLSVSVERAQSVETLQQRVKELDVLSSMGQASNFTRTLDDLLELISAQTNRLLRSQFQYIVLFDRDVEQLYFAFFLEEDERYVEREGLRWALGNDIYSEILRSGQSRRYADYSREKQMGTFGAVYDSEHIHAWMAVPLVAQNRRLGVFALGKKDTLPYSADDMATFVNLAGLAATALEKAQLFDEVNQRARQLGALNEVSRQLVAAEAGDVDTLLHLITESAVTILEAEAGSLLLRAEEDSDDMVFRVVIGDASEELTGTRVSQDRGLIGAVLRTKQPQIANDTRVDTRWQGDVSKSGFRTTSILAVPLMAKDDIVGVLEVLNKTSGQPFTQDEVRLLSTFASQAGVAIENARLFEMTGSALNQRLEELQTLASIDRDLARALDQREVAKITVKWAKQMTGAEALVCGEVNLSSQTMRVLSIEGYEPSEYPEGADGSIWPLTKGIVRRVLRNGVPDLADLRYDPDHVPSHRNAVSQMTVPMMSGDSIIAMLVMETSAEPFRLTDLDFVNRLAERASIALANAQLYERIVNAAENKSAFVAFAAHELKNPLTSIKGYSDTLLNPRISGAMNAAQREQFLGVIRTNAERMQGIIDDLRDIAASDAGKLQIAFEPLQFNTVVQDTLTPFEQQFEQKEQKVNIAMPEKLPSVYGDHKKLVQVLTNLVSNAHKYSPAGTSISIAVEQRETYQLPSGHDLGPSILVSVKDSGIGMSPTDLKRIFQEDYFRSDDSRARAQKGTGLGMMITQRLVEAHGGRIWVESELDHGSNFQFVIPLDRRTDKPTGQTGSRRRIVMTGAPTPSSN; the protein is encoded by the coding sequence ATGAGTGCACTTGCCACGCGCCTCCAGAATCTGCTTCCGCGTCCGGTCGACAACGTACCGGCATCGCGTTCATATCGCCTGGCCTATGCGTTGGCTGGCGGGACTCTCGTGATTGTCGCCTTAAGCCTTGCCATTTACCTGGTCACGGCCGTACTGTGGCAAACCCGGCCGTTCTTCGGCGTGATGCTCTCACCGACACAAATGGTCTTAAACGGCGGGCCGCTGACCTCGACACGCTGGCCAGGGCGCGATGCCGGCCTTCGCCCCAGGGATGTCGTGATCGCGATCGACGGCCAGACACTGGCCGAAGCAGGGGACTTTGCCGGTGCCCACCAGAGGATCAACAGCTTCCTGAACGAAGCACAGATCGGTCAATCCGTCACCGTCACGGTGCGTGGCATAGACGGCGCGACACGCGATGTCTCGTATTTACTCCGTTCATTTCCGACGGGTGATTTCCTGGTTTACTTTCTGATTCCCTTTCTCGCCGGGCTGATCGCCTGGTGCGCGGGGATGATTGTCTTCTTCTGGCGTGGGCACCAACCCGGCGCTTTGTTGAGCGCCACGCTGTGCGCCCTGATCGGCCTGCTGCTTGCCGGTATCTTTGATCAAGGGCGCGATGGCCTGCTTGCGCCGCTTTGGATGATAGGCACCGCAACCATCGGCGGCATCGGCGTCACGCTTGGCCTCACATATCCCTCGGTTCTCCCTGTAGTTTATCGCGTGCCTGTCTTGCGCTATATCGCATTACCCGTGAGCGGACTCATTGGCGTGGTCGCCGCGATTCTCGTTTTGTCGCCTACCCGTTCGTATGATGTTTCGCCGGCAACCGTAATCGCTGTCGGAACCGCCGTGACTGGTGCGTTGATGCTGCTTGGACTCGTCATTGTCCAGCGCCGCCGCGCAATCAGCCGTACCGTCCGCGATCAGAGCGGCGTGGTGCTGATCGGTATTGTGCTCTCAACTATCCCCGGCGTGGTCTGGATTGCCGCTCAGATCATCCGGATCTTTGACCCGTCCTACGCGCTCCCGCTGACCATTGAGGCGGCGCTGCCGTTTGTCCTGACTCTTGTCTTCAGCGTCACATTCTCCCAACTCGGTATTCGCCGGGTCGATAGCGACGGGCTAATCACGCAGTCCATCACCTATACGATTCTGCTGGCTGCCCTGATTGCAGGCTATTTCTTCCTGACCCTCGGCGCCGGGCTGCTGGCATCGTCGGTGTTACCCAATAACCCGCTGCTGATCGCAGCCACGCTGTTCGTGGTTGCCGCGTTGTTCCTGCCGGTCCGCTCGCGTCTGCAGAACCGTATCGATGCGATTTTCTTCCGCCAGCGCCGCCAGCTTCAAGGTGTTGTAGAAGACTTTAGCCAGCTTCTCAGCGAGCTTACCGACACCGACAAGGCGATCGACAGCTATATGACCACTGTCGAGCGCGGCATCTCTCCGACCCATGCGATCGTGTTTGTCCAGCGCGCGCTAGGCGGAGATTACATGGCCGCCCGCGGCGAGACGGAACTGCGGTTCAGCTCGGATAGCGCGCTCGTCAAACATCTGCACGCCCTCAACGCGCCGCTGGTATTCTCGCCCGATCAGCCGCTTCCTGGAAACCTCGTCTCCGAACGCGCCCGAATTGAGGTGCTGAAACCACACGTCATGCTGGGCCTGTCGGGCAGTGACCGCATCTTCGGGTTTGTTGTCCTGGGCGGGCCAAAAGGTGACCGCCAGGCGTACGCCTTTGAAGAGATGCGCTTCGTGAGCGCGCTGACCACCCAACTGTCCGTCAGTGTCGAACGCGCGCAGTCGGTCGAGACCTTGCAGCAGCGGGTCAAGGAACTCGACGTGCTGAGTTCGATGGGGCAAGCTTCGAACTTCACACGTACGCTGGATGACCTGCTAGAACTAATCAGCGCTCAGACCAACCGCCTGTTACGCTCACAGTTCCAGTACATCGTTCTGTTCGACCGCGACGTGGAACAGCTCTACTTCGCGTTCTTCCTCGAAGAAGACGAGCGCTATGTCGAACGCGAAGGGCTGCGCTGGGCGCTTGGAAACGATATTTACAGCGAAATCCTCAGGTCCGGCCAATCCCGCCGCTACGCTGATTACAGCCGCGAGAAACAAATGGGGACGTTTGGCGCGGTCTACGACAGCGAACACATCCATGCCTGGATGGCCGTGCCGCTGGTCGCACAGAACCGGCGTCTTGGCGTCTTCGCGCTTGGCAAGAAGGATACGCTTCCCTATTCAGCCGACGACATGGCGACCTTCGTAAATCTTGCCGGTTTGGCCGCGACGGCGCTGGAGAAAGCACAGCTCTTCGATGAAGTCAACCAGCGCGCTCGCCAGTTAGGCGCCTTGAACGAAGTGAGCCGGCAGCTGGTCGCCGCGGAAGCCGGAGATGTGGACACGCTGCTGCACCTGATTACAGAGAGCGCCGTGACCATCCTTGAGGCGGAGGCGGGTTCGCTGCTGCTGCGGGCAGAAGAAGACAGTGACGACATGGTTTTCCGCGTCGTCATTGGTGACGCTTCCGAAGAACTAACCGGGACCCGTGTGTCTCAGGATCGCGGCTTAATTGGCGCGGTCCTGCGGACCAAACAACCGCAGATCGCTAACGACACCCGCGTTGACACCCGCTGGCAGGGGGACGTCTCCAAGTCGGGTTTCCGTACGACGTCGATCCTGGCCGTTCCCTTGATGGCCAAAGACGATATCGTCGGCGTACTCGAAGTGCTCAACAAGACCAGCGGTCAGCCCTTTACGCAGGATGAGGTCCGGCTCCTGTCCACGTTTGCATCCCAGGCCGGGGTCGCCATCGAGAATGCGCGTCTGTTCGAGATGACCGGCAGCGCCTTGAACCAGCGTCTTGAGGAGCTTCAGACCCTTGCCAGCATCGACCGCGATCTTGCCCGCGCGCTTGATCAGCGCGAGGTAGCCAAGATCACGGTGAAATGGGCCAAACAGATGACTGGCGCCGAAGCGCTGGTCTGCGGTGAAGTCAATCTATCCAGCCAGACTATGCGCGTGCTGTCGATCGAGGGCTATGAACCGTCCGAGTATCCCGAAGGGGCGGACGGTTCAATTTGGCCGCTCACAAAGGGAATTGTCCGCCGTGTTCTGCGAAACGGTGTGCCCGACTTGGCTGATCTGCGCTATGATCCCGATCATGTGCCCAGCCACCGCAACGCCGTCAGCCAAATGACGGTTCCGATGATGTCCGGCGACAGCATTATCGCCATGTTGGTGATGGAAACTAGCGCCGAGCCCTTCCGTCTGACCGATCTTGACTTTGTAAATCGCCTTGCCGAACGCGCCAGCATCGCGCTTGCCAACGCCCAGCTCTACGAGCGCATCGTTAACGCGGCTGAGAACAAAAGCGCGTTCGTAGCCTTTGCCGCGCACGAACTCAAGAACCCCCTGACCTCGATTAAGGGCTACAGCGATACGCTGCTCAATCCGCGCATCAGCGGCGCGATGAACGCCGCCCAGCGCGAGCAGTTCCTCGGCGTTATCCGCACCAATGCCGAGCGTATGCAGGGCATCATCGACGACCTGCGCGACATCGCGGCCTCTGACGCCGGCAAACTGCAGATCGCCTTCGAACCGCTGCAGTTCAATACCGTCGTTCAGGACACCCTGACGCCGTTCGAGCAGCAGTTCGAGCAGAAAGAACAGAAAGTCAACATCGCCATGCCTGAAAAACTGCCCTCGGTCTATGGCGACCACAAGAAACTGGTTCAGGTGCTGACCAATCTCGTCAGCAACGCGCATAAATACAGCCCTGCGGGAACCTCGATCTCGATTGCGGTCGAGCAGCGGGAAACCTATCAGCTTCCCAGCGGCCACGATCTCGGCCCTTCGATCCTCGTGAGCGTCAAGGACAGCGGCATCGGCATGAGTCCGACCGACCTCAAGCGGATATTCCAGGAAGACTACTTCCGGAGCGATGACAGCCGCGCCCGTGCTCAGAAAGGGACCGGCCTGGGTATGATGATTACGCAGCGTCTGGTGGAAGCGCACGGCGGCCGGATCTGGGTCGAAAGCGAGCTGGATCATGGCTCGAATTTCCAGTTCGTCATCCCGCTCGACCGCCGGACGGATAAACCAACTGGGCAGACCGGCAGCCGCCGCCGGATCGTGATGACCGGAGCGCCAACCCCGAGCAGCAACTAG
- a CDS encoding 3'-5' exonuclease, which yields MSSVEQYIYRKVAAQTAHGLLQNDFVILDTETTGLDSSARVVSLAVIDRDGREIINTLINPGRPIPYEATAIHGIRDADVRDAPSMAVIAPHLEHLTATRPTYIYNSDFDLKMLMQHMGRMPTMLRHTCVMKLYAQFKGEKGSYGSWKWHKLTAACAQLGIGEIQSPAHSAIGDCLRTLAVLRAMADWYISNK from the coding sequence ATGTCTTCCGTAGAACAGTACATCTACCGGAAAGTTGCCGCGCAAACTGCACATGGGTTGCTGCAGAATGACTTCGTCATCCTCGACACCGAAACGACCGGCCTGGATTCTTCGGCGCGCGTTGTTTCGCTGGCGGTGATTGATCGCGACGGCCGCGAGATCATCAATACCCTGATCAACCCCGGCCGGCCAATTCCATACGAGGCGACTGCAATCCATGGTATTCGGGATGCAGACGTGCGCGATGCCCCAAGCATGGCCGTGATCGCGCCGCATCTCGAGCACCTCACGGCGACCCGCCCGACCTACATTTACAACTCGGACTTCGACCTTAAGATGCTGATGCAGCACATGGGGCGGATGCCAACCATGCTTCGCCACACCTGCGTCATGAAGCTGTATGCGCAGTTCAAGGGCGAGAAGGGGTCTTATGGATCATGGAAGTGGCATAAACTCACGGCGGCTTGTGCGCAGTTGGGCATTGGTGAAATTCAATCGCCCGCTCACAGCGCGATAGGCGATTGTTTGCGAACGCTCGCAGTTCTGCGGGCGATGGCGGATTGGTACATTTCGAATAAGTAG
- the malQ gene encoding 4-alpha-glucanotransferase, which produces MLFPRSSGVLLHPTSLPGRYGIGDLGDYAFRFVDLLQAAGQSYWQILPLGPTSYGDSPYQALSTFAGNPNLISFDKLAQLGWLTGEDLASTPNFPVERVDFGPVIEFHNALLDKAYARFVSSANDGYRQAFEHWCAEVASWLDDFALFVALKNENGGRPWTEWSSDVSLRDESALSRARERLADDINNVKFRQWTFFVQWEQLKSYANERGVRIVGDIPIFVAHDSADVWANRRLFYLDPKGMPEVVAGVPPDYFSVTGQRWGNPLYKWEVHKAEGYTWWIERVRATLAMVDVVRVDHFRAFEDYWEIPASEATAVKGRWLKGPNADLFTALRGALGNELPIIAEDLGQITSAVEKLRDDLGLPGMKIIQFAFSDANNVFLPHNYVHDNFVVYTGTHDNNTIVGWWQGEASAAEREYVIAYFNKDISNSPHWEMIRLALSTNAHTAVVPLQDILGLGAAARMNTPGKESGNWSWRATPEQLGNQDAFRTLAHFSRVYARWPGKRQMTRG; this is translated from the coding sequence ATGCTCTTTCCGCGCTCAAGTGGCGTGCTCCTGCACCCGACCTCGCTGCCCGGCCGTTACGGCATCGGCGACCTGGGTGACTATGCATTTCGGTTTGTCGACCTCCTTCAGGCAGCCGGACAGTCCTATTGGCAGATACTTCCGCTCGGGCCGACCAGTTACGGTGATTCGCCCTACCAGGCACTCAGCACGTTTGCCGGCAACCCTAACCTCATCAGCTTTGATAAGTTGGCACAGTTGGGCTGGCTGACCGGTGAAGACCTGGCGTCTACACCGAATTTCCCGGTTGAGCGGGTCGATTTCGGCCCGGTCATCGAGTTCCACAATGCACTGCTGGACAAGGCATACGCGCGCTTTGTCAGCTCAGCCAACGATGGTTACCGTCAGGCGTTCGAGCACTGGTGCGCCGAAGTCGCCTCGTGGCTCGACGACTTTGCGCTGTTTGTCGCGCTCAAGAACGAAAATGGCGGCCGACCCTGGACCGAATGGAGCAGCGATGTCTCCCTGCGCGATGAGTCCGCGCTTTCCCGTGCGCGTGAGCGGCTTGCGGACGACATCAACAACGTGAAGTTCCGCCAGTGGACCTTCTTCGTTCAGTGGGAACAGCTCAAGAGCTACGCTAACGAGCGGGGCGTGCGTATCGTCGGCGATATTCCAATCTTTGTCGCCCATGACAGCGCCGACGTCTGGGCAAATCGCCGGCTGTTCTATCTCGACCCGAAGGGCATGCCTGAAGTGGTCGCTGGGGTCCCGCCTGACTACTTCAGTGTGACCGGACAGCGCTGGGGCAATCCGCTGTATAAGTGGGAAGTCCACAAGGCTGAGGGGTATACGTGGTGGATCGAACGCGTCCGCGCGACGCTGGCGATGGTCGATGTCGTGCGTGTCGATCATTTCCGCGCCTTCGAGGACTACTGGGAAATCCCGGCCAGCGAAGCGACTGCAGTCAAGGGCCGCTGGCTCAAGGGGCCCAACGCTGATCTGTTCACTGCGCTGCGCGGCGCGCTGGGCAATGAACTTCCGATCATCGCCGAAGACCTCGGTCAGATCACGTCCGCAGTTGAAAAACTACGCGACGACCTCGGCCTGCCGGGCATGAAAATCATTCAGTTCGCCTTCAGCGACGCCAACAATGTCTTCCTGCCGCACAACTACGTGCATGACAACTTTGTCGTGTACACCGGTACCCACGATAACAATACCATCGTCGGCTGGTGGCAGGGGGAAGCATCGGCTGCAGAACGCGAGTACGTAATCGCCTACTTCAACAAGGACATCAGCAATTCGCCGCATTGGGAGATGATCCGTCTTGCCCTTAGCACCAATGCGCATACCGCCGTTGTACCTCTGCAGGACATCCTCGGTCTCGGTGCTGCCGCGCGCATGAACACCCCCGGCAAAGAGTCGGGCAACTGGTCCTGGCGGGCCACGCCGGAGCAGTTGGGCAATCAGGACGCTTTCAGGACGCTGGCTCACTTCTCCCGTGTCTACGCGCGCTGGCCCGGCAAACGGCAGATGACTCGCGGCTAG
- the lon gene encoding endopeptidase La, with amino-acid sequence MNTNDFESVRSAKPDANGVITLPVVPLVDTVVYPNVITPILILDEGGRAAVKFAAESGKTVIGVALRDPEKRDATPKDLFTVGTELGLSRTQHRFDNREDTTLAQGRRRVQIIEFVQTEPYMIAKAKLLVDEDPQTDEVDVLTRTVFEMFQHASDLNENIPDDVIDYAETIFEPGWLADFIASTLMLSLDERQKILETSDVYARLKAVAALLNRELNMLELRDDIAGQVQSEFAKNQREAFLREQIRVIQNELGDGDPFQQDLVELREQIAKANFPPEIHERATKELSRLAAMPPMAPEVGIIRTYLDWIVGLPWTNASEDILDIKHASRVLDDDHYGLKKIKDRILEHIAVRKLAADKQKTPILCFVGPPGVGKTSLGRSIARALGRTFVRISLGGVRDEAEIRGHRRTYIGALPGRILQTMKRAGTINPVFMLDEIDKLGADFRGDPSSALLEVLDPEQNHEFSDHYLDLPYDLSKVMFITTANDLSTLPEALLDRMEVIEFPGYTEEEKAAIADQYLVPQQLEANGLRDLSVKFGEEAIKTMIREYTYEAGVRNLNREIGNICSKIARAVAEGKRSSRKITPEVVHRLLGPATFLENQLNRQDNVGLATGLAWTPGGGDTLMIEVSVLPGKGTLLLTGSLGEVMQESAQAAMSYMRAHAAEFKVPDEDFEDFDVHVHVPEGAVPKDGPSAGITLAAAIISAFTERKIRANVAMTGEITLRGRVLPVGGIKEKVLAAHRSKINTVILPKQNDKDLIEIPAKTRGQLTIHLVEDMKQVVELVLLSAPNKRLRDTVKLKKETRKSKSASTGTSKKTAKGQGNATVVPEQPEG; translated from the coding sequence ATCAATACAAACGACTTCGAATCTGTCCGCAGCGCTAAACCTGATGCGAACGGTGTTATCACACTGCCGGTTGTCCCGCTGGTGGATACGGTCGTCTATCCCAATGTCATCACTCCGATCCTGATTCTGGACGAGGGCGGCCGTGCTGCCGTCAAATTCGCCGCAGAATCCGGCAAGACCGTCATTGGCGTCGCCCTGCGGGACCCGGAGAAACGTGACGCGACCCCTAAGGATCTGTTCACCGTCGGCACCGAGCTGGGGCTTTCAAGAACCCAACACCGCTTCGATAACCGCGAAGATACCACCCTTGCGCAGGGTCGCCGCCGCGTGCAGATCATAGAGTTCGTGCAAACCGAACCTTACATGATCGCAAAAGCCAAGCTGCTCGTGGACGAAGATCCGCAAACCGACGAAGTCGACGTGCTGACGCGCACCGTTTTCGAGATGTTCCAGCACGCATCAGACCTGAACGAAAACATTCCGGATGATGTGATCGACTACGCCGAAACCATCTTCGAACCGGGTTGGCTGGCTGACTTCATCGCGTCCACGCTTATGCTTTCCCTTGACGAACGCCAGAAGATCCTTGAGACATCCGATGTCTACGCCCGCCTGAAGGCGGTTGCTGCGCTGCTCAACCGTGAACTGAACATGCTTGAGTTGCGCGATGATATCGCGGGGCAGGTGCAGTCGGAATTCGCCAAGAATCAGCGCGAGGCCTTTCTTCGCGAACAGATTCGCGTCATCCAGAACGAACTAGGTGATGGCGACCCGTTCCAACAGGATCTGGTCGAACTGCGTGAGCAGATCGCCAAGGCTAATTTCCCGCCAGAAATCCACGAGCGAGCGACCAAAGAACTGAGCCGCCTTGCGGCGATGCCTCCGATGGCCCCTGAAGTTGGCATCATCCGTACCTATCTGGACTGGATCGTTGGTCTCCCGTGGACCAATGCCAGCGAAGACATCCTTGACATCAAGCACGCCAGCCGGGTCCTCGATGACGACCATTACGGACTCAAGAAAATCAAAGACCGGATTCTGGAGCACATTGCGGTCCGCAAGCTGGCTGCCGACAAACAGAAGACTCCGATCCTCTGCTTCGTCGGGCCGCCGGGCGTCGGCAAGACCTCACTCGGCCGCAGTATTGCGCGAGCGCTGGGCCGCACCTTCGTTCGCATCAGCCTTGGCGGGGTACGCGACGAAGCCGAGATCCGCGGGCATCGCCGCACCTATATCGGAGCCTTGCCGGGCCGTATCCTTCAGACCATGAAGCGGGCCGGAACCATCAACCCGGTCTTCATGCTCGACGAGATCGACAAACTCGGTGCAGACTTCCGCGGCGACCCGTCCTCGGCACTCCTCGAAGTGCTGGACCCTGAACAGAATCACGAGTTTAGCGATCACTACCTCGACCTGCCGTATGACCTGTCCAAAGTGATGTTCATCACCACGGCCAACGACCTGTCGACGCTCCCGGAAGCCCTGCTTGACCGGATGGAAGTCATCGAATTTCCCGGATACACCGAGGAAGAGAAAGCAGCGATCGCCGACCAGTATCTTGTCCCGCAGCAGTTGGAGGCCAACGGCCTGCGCGACCTGAGCGTCAAATTCGGTGAAGAAGCCATCAAGACCATGATCCGCGAATACACTTATGAGGCGGGTGTCCGGAACCTCAACCGCGAGATTGGCAACATCTGCAGCAAGATTGCTCGTGCCGTGGCTGAGGGGAAGCGCTCGTCCCGTAAGATAACGCCAGAAGTCGTTCACCGGCTGCTTGGTCCTGCGACCTTCCTCGAAAACCAGCTTAACCGCCAGGACAATGTTGGACTGGCGACCGGACTTGCCTGGACACCCGGCGGCGGCGACACCCTCATGATTGAGGTCTCCGTCCTGCCTGGTAAAGGGACGCTCCTGCTCACCGGCAGTCTGGGCGAAGTGATGCAGGAGTCGGCGCAGGCTGCCATGAGCTACATGCGTGCACACGCCGCAGAATTCAAGGTTCCGGACGAGGACTTCGAGGACTTCGATGTCCACGTCCATGTCCCCGAAGGTGCTGTACCGAAAGATGGCCCCTCGGCGGGTATCACCCTTGCGGCGGCCATTATCTCCGCCTTCACCGAACGCAAAATCCGCGCCAATGTCGCGATGACAGGCGAGATCACGCTGCGTGGACGAGTGCTGCCTGTCGGCGGCATAAAAGAGAAAGTGCTTGCCGCCCACCGTTCAAAGATCAACACGGTGATCCTGCCCAAGCAGAACGACAAGGATTTGATCGAGATCCCCGCCAAGACCCGCGGTCAGCTGACCATTCATCTGGTCGAGGACATGAAGCAGGTCGTCGAACTGGTTCTCTTGAGTGCACCAAACAAGCGCCTGCGCGACACGGTCAAGCTGAAGAAGGAAACGCGGAAGTCGAAATCGGCGTCTACAGGCACTTCGAAAAAGACCGCCAAAGGCCAGGGCAACGCTACCGTGGTTCCTGAACAGCCGGAGGGATGA